From a single Nostoc edaphicum CCNP1411 genomic region:
- a CDS encoding serine/threonine-protein kinase — MNSHFLDGHYRILKVLNDGDKGKTYLVEDTNLLGSELIVKQLCPPSKNPQTLTILSHLFASKAATLEKLGQENDKIQKLVAYFEENEEFYIVQEFIPGNSLSDEIIQGQPLSENQVINLLSEILEILVIAHSYGVIHRDIQPANIIRRESDKKLVLVNFGTFNEAITNTVDNLEYMPIEQVNGNLKYNSNIYALGIVAIAALRGLNAKEISNLQSQKHKLTGEIVWRPKSLKVNRKLEKIINKMVRFDYRKRYQYATEVLDDLKKLTNVEVQQKQDDKKLLLILTGIAGCITLGVGAWQLRLPKPVSDAQQTLYQHGINKYESGNYEEAVKDFNQVIELDPQNALAYNKRGDAYYRLGDYEQAQADSSQAILLNPQDANAYFDRGFAFYGLSKYKEAIADYTQAIKLNSENAYAYYGRGLARSQVKDNKGAIGDFSKAIALKPEYTEAYLQRGILRRRLKQRLAAIQDFDTIIKINPSDAKAYYQRGLTQSVNKQQYAALKDYADAININPKYIEAFLNRGDIYSELGNKVEATEDYNTILEIDPKFIAAYIHRGIHRFSFGNYKGAIEDYTEALKLDTNNVAAYNNRGNAYLELGNIKAANQDYSRAIAINANNALAYYNRGIIRTKQKNKQGAIADFKKAAKLFQQQGEKDSYQDAQREIAILQNKSAPAPSTRPKSGKR; from the coding sequence ATGAATAGTCATTTCCTAGATGGACATTACCGAATACTAAAAGTTCTCAATGATGGGGACAAGGGGAAAACCTATCTAGTTGAAGATACTAATCTTCTTGGCAGCGAACTTATAGTAAAGCAATTATGTCCTCCTAGTAAAAATCCCCAAACTTTAACAATTCTAAGCCACTTGTTTGCCAGTAAAGCAGCAACTTTAGAAAAACTAGGACAGGAAAACGATAAAATCCAAAAGCTAGTTGCTTATTTTGAAGAAAATGAAGAATTCTATATAGTCCAAGAATTCATACCTGGTAATTCTTTAAGTGACGAAATTATCCAGGGACAACCTCTAAGTGAAAACCAAGTAATTAATCTTTTATCCGAAATATTAGAAATTTTGGTTATTGCACATAGCTATGGCGTGATTCATCGGGATATTCAACCAGCAAATATTATTCGTAGAGAATCAGATAAAAAGTTAGTTTTGGTTAATTTTGGTACTTTTAATGAAGCCATCACCAATACCGTTGACAATCTTGAGTATATGCCAATAGAACAAGTTAACGGCAACCTCAAATACAACAGCAATATATATGCTTTAGGTATTGTTGCGATCGCAGCACTTCGAGGTTTAAATGCAAAGGAAATATCTAATTTGCAAAGTCAGAAACATAAGCTGACAGGTGAAATAGTTTGGCGTCCCAAAAGCCTAAAAGTTAACAGAAAGTTAGAAAAAATTATTAATAAGATGGTGCGTTTTGATTATCGTAAACGCTACCAGTATGCAACCGAAGTTTTAGATGATCTGAAAAAATTAACAAATGTTGAAGTTCAGCAAAAACAGGATGATAAAAAATTATTACTAATTTTGACGGGGATAGCTGGTTGTATCACACTTGGTGTTGGAGCTTGGCAATTGAGGTTGCCAAAACCTGTAAGTGATGCTCAACAAACATTATACCAACATGGAATAAATAAATATGAATCCGGAAACTATGAAGAAGCAGTTAAAGATTTCAATCAGGTTATTGAATTAGATCCGCAAAATGCTCTGGCTTATAATAAGCGGGGCGATGCTTATTATCGATTAGGAGACTATGAGCAAGCACAAGCAGACTCTAGCCAAGCAATTTTACTCAATCCTCAAGATGCCAATGCCTATTTTGACCGAGGATTTGCTTTTTATGGATTAAGTAAGTACAAAGAAGCGATCGCAGACTATACCCAAGCGATTAAGTTAAACTCTGAGAATGCTTATGCTTACTATGGCCGGGGATTAGCTCGTTCTCAAGTGAAGGATAATAAAGGAGCAATTGGAGATTTTAGCAAAGCGATCGCTCTCAAGCCTGAGTATACCGAAGCCTACTTGCAACGAGGTATCCTTCGCCGTCGCCTTAAACAAAGACTTGCAGCAATCCAAGATTTTGACACAATAATTAAAATTAATCCTAGTGATGCTAAAGCTTATTATCAAAGGGGTTTAACTCAATCTGTTAATAAACAGCAATATGCAGCACTTAAAGATTACGCAGATGCAATCAACATCAATCCCAAATATATCGAAGCTTTTCTTAATCGTGGTGATATTTACAGTGAGTTGGGAAATAAAGTAGAAGCTACTGAAGATTACAACACTATTTTAGAGATTGATCCTAAATTTATTGCAGCTTACATCCACAGGGGAATTCACCGTTTTTCCTTCGGAAATTATAAAGGCGCTATTGAAGATTACACCGAAGCATTAAAACTAGATACTAATAATGTAGCAGCTTACAACAACCGTGGTAACGCCTATCTCGAACTGGGAAATATAAAAGCTGCAAATCAAGATTATTCACGAGCGATTGCAATTAATGCTAACAATGCCTTAGCCTACTATAACCGGGGTATAATTCGCACCAAGCAGAAAAACAAACAAGGAGCGATCGCAGATTTCAAAAAAGCTGCAAAACTATTCCAACAGCAAGGAGAGAAAGATAGTTATCAAGATGCACAAAGAGAAATTGCAATTCTGCAAAATAAGTCAGCACCAGCACCAAGCACTCGCCCTAAATCTGGGAAAAGATAA
- a CDS encoding acyl-CoA synthetase: MNIPLIIRAEEHNEKTAIATTDGAFTYRDLLHASSQIATSLLQNTEDLQEQRVAFLIPPGFEYVATLWGIWRAGGIAVPLCVSHPRPELEYVITNSGASIIVAHPNFEGILRSLAQEYNLRFILTSETLPSNIGRLPEIDITRRALILYTSGTTGKPKGVVTTHQNIQAQVTCLITAWEWTSDDRILHILPLHHIHGIINVLTCALWAGAECQMLSKFDAQTVWNRICDGDLTLFMAVPTIYVKLIAAWETASKERQKSMSEGCAKMRLMVSGSAALPVQVLEKWQTISGHFLLERYGMTEIGMALSNPLHGERLSGYVGKPLPEVEVRLVDENGELVPGGTPGEIQVKSPGVFLEYWQNPQATAKAFQDSWFRTGDTAVVENGNYRILGRMSVDIIKTGGYKVSALEIEEVLRSHPDIQECAVVGVADPEWGERVCAALVLQGSEPLTLESFRSWAKERLAVYKVPTQILIVEELPRNAMGKVTKPTVVELFRV, from the coding sequence GTGAATATACCATTGATTATTCGTGCTGAAGAACACAACGAGAAAACAGCGATTGCTACAACAGATGGAGCATTTACTTATCGGGATTTGCTTCACGCTTCCAGTCAAATAGCAACAAGCCTTCTTCAGAATACAGAAGATTTACAGGAGCAGCGAGTTGCCTTTCTCATCCCACCTGGGTTTGAGTATGTAGCGACTCTATGGGGGATTTGGCGGGCTGGTGGCATAGCTGTACCTCTGTGTGTTTCCCATCCACGCCCAGAATTGGAGTATGTAATTACCAATTCTGGAGCATCGATTATTGTTGCTCATCCTAATTTTGAAGGTATACTGCGATCGCTCGCCCAAGAATACAATTTGCGATTTATCCTCACCTCAGAAACTCTTCCATCTAATATTGGTCGCCTCCCAGAGATTGATATCACTAGACGCGCCTTAATTCTCTACACCAGCGGTACAACAGGTAAACCGAAGGGTGTAGTTACAACCCATCAGAATATTCAAGCGCAAGTGACTTGCTTAATAACCGCTTGGGAATGGACATCGGATGATCGCATTTTACATATCCTGCCACTACATCATATTCATGGAATTATTAACGTACTGACTTGTGCTTTATGGGCTGGCGCGGAGTGCCAAATGTTAAGCAAGTTTGACGCCCAAACCGTTTGGAACCGAATTTGTGACGGTGACTTAACCCTATTTATGGCAGTACCAACAATTTATGTAAAGCTGATTGCTGCTTGGGAAACTGCTTCTAAGGAACGCCAAAAAAGTATGTCAGAAGGCTGTGCTAAAATGCGCCTGATGGTTTCTGGTTCGGCGGCATTACCAGTTCAAGTTTTAGAAAAGTGGCAAACCATCAGCGGCCATTTTCTGCTTGAGCGCTATGGGATGACAGAAATCGGTATGGCGTTATCGAACCCTTTACACGGTGAACGGTTGTCTGGATATGTAGGAAAGCCACTACCTGAAGTTGAAGTGAGATTAGTGGATGAGAACGGGGAGTTAGTTCCAGGCGGAACACCAGGAGAGATTCAAGTTAAAAGCCCCGGAGTGTTTTTAGAATATTGGCAAAACCCCCAAGCAACCGCCAAAGCTTTCCAAGATAGTTGGTTCCGTACTGGAGATACCGCCGTAGTTGAGAATGGTAACTACCGCATTCTGGGACGGATGAGTGTGGATATTATCAAAACGGGAGGGTATAAAGTTTCAGCTTTAGAAATTGAAGAAGTATTGCGATCGCATCCAGATATTCAGGAATGTGCAGTGGTTGGAGTTGCCGATCCAGAGTGGGGTGAACGGGTCTGTGCAGCATTAGTATTGCAAGGTTCAGAACCTTTAACATTAGAATCTTTTAGGAGTTGGGCAAAAGAGCGATTGGCGGTTTATAAAGTACCAACCCAAATTTTGATAGTTGAAGAATTACCGCGCAACGCAATGGGGAAAGTGACTAAGCCGACAGTGGTTGAGCTATTTCGAGTATAG
- a CDS encoding ABC transporter ATP-binding protein: MRETVLEVRNLQVEFPSDGNTVRALDGISFGLHRGQTLGIVGESGSGKSVTALAVMGLLQTPGIVTGGEIWFRPQENANPIDLVTLPPEQMQLHRGGDIAMIFQEPMSSLNPVYNIGFQLTEAIMRHQNVSAAQARQIAIAGLQEVKLLPSDEEIQQQYIETSSKPEPSKLAQLVKEHKEAMLERYPHELSGGQLQRVMIAMAISCNPLILIADEPTTALDVTVQATILELMRELQQSRDMAMIFITHDLGLISEIADEVAVMYRGKVVESGTSGQIFSSPQHPYTKGLIACRPTLNRRPQKLLTVSDYMSAEETTTGQIVIQAKEPAQPTEVTTEEIAARLANFNEKEPLLQIRNLKVGFPVRGVFGGTKRYNMAVNGVSFDVKPGETLGLVGESGCGKTTLGRTLLRLIEPMSGQIIFEKQDITTLKGEPLQKLRREMQIVFQNPFSSLDPRMKVGDAVMEPLIIHGVGKTKQQRRQRVAELLERVGLSADAINRYPHQFSGGQRQRICIARSLALNPKFIICDESVSALDVSVQAQVLNLLKELQSDFQLTYIFISHDLSVVKFMSDRILVMNRGQIVEEGTAESIYQEPKEEYTQKLIAAIPTGSAERVRSRHLRAL, encoded by the coding sequence ATGAGAGAAACTGTCCTAGAGGTTCGCAATCTACAAGTTGAATTTCCCAGTGATGGCAATACTGTCAGAGCTTTGGATGGTATTTCTTTTGGGTTGCATCGAGGTCAAACTCTAGGAATAGTAGGAGAATCTGGAAGTGGTAAATCAGTGACAGCCCTAGCTGTGATGGGTTTGTTGCAGACTCCCGGTATAGTTACTGGCGGTGAAATCTGGTTTCGTCCTCAAGAGAACGCCAACCCTATAGATTTGGTAACATTGCCTCCTGAGCAAATGCAGTTACACCGGGGTGGCGACATCGCCATGATTTTTCAAGAACCGATGAGTTCGCTCAATCCAGTTTATAACATTGGGTTTCAGCTAACAGAAGCGATTATGCGGCATCAAAATGTGTCAGCAGCCCAAGCACGACAAATTGCGATCGCAGGTTTACAAGAGGTAAAACTTCTACCGAGTGATGAAGAGATACAGCAGCAGTATATCGAAACTTCATCGAAACCAGAACCATCAAAGTTAGCACAGTTGGTTAAAGAACACAAAGAAGCCATGCTGGAACGCTACCCCCATGAACTTTCTGGGGGTCAGTTGCAACGGGTAATGATTGCAATGGCAATTTCTTGCAACCCATTAATTTTAATTGCTGATGAACCAACCACAGCTTTAGATGTGACGGTGCAAGCAACTATTTTGGAGTTAATGCGAGAATTGCAGCAAAGCCGTGACATGGCAATGATTTTCATCACTCACGACTTGGGACTAATTTCAGAAATTGCTGACGAAGTAGCGGTGATGTATAGAGGCAAAGTTGTCGAATCTGGTACTTCTGGGCAAATTTTCAGCAGTCCCCAGCATCCATATACTAAAGGCTTGATAGCTTGTCGCCCCACACTTAACCGCCGTCCCCAAAAACTACTCACCGTTTCTGACTACATGAGTGCAGAAGAGACAACGACGGGACAAATAGTAATTCAGGCGAAAGAACCCGCACAACCTACAGAAGTCACCACTGAAGAGATTGCTGCAAGATTAGCAAACTTCAATGAGAAAGAACCCCTGCTGCAAATCCGCAACCTGAAAGTTGGTTTTCCAGTGCGCGGGGTGTTTGGTGGGACAAAACGCTACAACATGGCAGTGAATGGGGTTTCCTTTGATGTCAAACCAGGGGAAACATTAGGTTTGGTGGGAGAATCTGGTTGCGGTAAAACCACCCTTGGTAGAACCTTGCTGCGATTAATTGAACCGATGAGTGGTCAGATTATCTTTGAGAAACAAGATATTACTACCCTCAAAGGAGAACCGTTGCAAAAACTGCGGCGGGAAATGCAAATAGTTTTCCAAAATCCTTTCAGTTCCCTCGATCCCCGGATGAAGGTTGGGGACGCGGTGATGGAACCGTTGATAATTCACGGCGTTGGGAAGACAAAGCAACAACGACGCCAACGGGTAGCTGAACTTTTAGAAAGGGTAGGGTTGAGTGCAGATGCGATTAACCGCTATCCTCATCAGTTTTCTGGGGGTCAACGCCAACGGATTTGCATAGCCCGTTCTTTGGCGTTAAATCCTAAGTTTATCATCTGCGATGAATCAGTTTCAGCACTGGATGTTTCAGTACAGGCGCAGGTATTAAATCTTCTCAAAGAATTACAGTCAGACTTTCAACTTACTTATATTTTTATTTCTCACGATTTAAGTGTGGTGAAATTTATGAGCGATCGCATTTTAGTCATGAATCGCGGTCAAATTGTTGAAGAAGGCACAGCCGAAAGCATCTACCAAGAACCCAAAGAGGAATACACGCAAAAATTAATTGCTGCAATTCCTACTGGTAGTGCTGAACGGGTGCGAAGCCGTCATTTGAGGGCTTTATAG
- a CDS encoding magnesium transporter CorA family protein, giving the protein MLTLFTFYPDNLELFTSNDVDKVLARIDGSHNIWLRCIHFRDRTGTARIIKHFGLNPYRVEMIFNHSSVGIDEDVEDCLFDSYEILTTQIKNNEFEVACGNIVVGNNFIITFEITELKILSNLANNLQKRTPDIPNLGIDYLFYLIFKYVLNNYDNVFDYISRKLDDLEDEVLDNLGDESTYKKIATMRQSTRSGRRNFQSIKLLMAMMNNEDFQWITQPVKELFNQELVHQVDKLWQEYQSLRAWMSELMEIQRDNIASKTGERINRLTILSTIFLPITFMSGFYGMNFKYMPELEQPWAYPAVICMMALIVICSITYAKKQRWL; this is encoded by the coding sequence ATGCTAACTCTCTTCACTTTTTATCCAGACAACCTGGAATTATTCACTAGCAATGATGTCGATAAGGTACTGGCAAGAATTGATGGTTCTCACAATATTTGGTTGCGCTGTATCCACTTCCGCGATCGCACTGGAACCGCCAGAATTATCAAGCATTTTGGACTGAACCCATATCGTGTTGAGATGATTTTTAACCATTCCTCTGTAGGAATTGACGAAGATGTAGAAGATTGTTTATTTGACAGCTATGAAATTCTAACTACTCAAATAAAAAATAATGAATTTGAGGTTGCCTGTGGCAATATTGTAGTTGGGAATAATTTTATTATCACTTTTGAAATCACTGAACTAAAAATTTTAAGCAATCTAGCAAATAATTTGCAAAAGCGAACTCCAGATATACCAAATTTGGGAATTGACTATCTTTTTTATCTGATTTTTAAATATGTTTTGAATAATTATGATAATGTCTTTGATTATATTTCTAGAAAACTTGATGATTTAGAAGATGAAGTTTTAGATAATTTGGGTGATGAATCAACGTACAAAAAAATTGCCACAATGAGGCAATCTACTCGTTCAGGACGCCGTAATTTTCAAAGCATTAAGTTACTTATGGCTATGATGAATAACGAAGATTTCCAATGGATCACCCAGCCAGTGAAAGAACTCTTCAATCAAGAATTAGTTCATCAGGTTGATAAACTCTGGCAAGAATATCAATCTCTGAGAGCCTGGATGTCAGAATTAATGGAAATTCAACGCGATAATATTGCTAGCAAAACTGGTGAACGAATTAATCGTCTGACTATCCTCTCTACCATATTTTTACCAATAACTTTCATGTCTGGTTTTTATGGTATGAACTTCAAATATATGCCGGAGTTAGAGCAACCTTGGGCTTATCCTGCTGTGATCTGCATGATGGCGTTAATTGTGATTTGTAGTATTACTTATGCTAAAAAACAACGTTGGTTGTAG
- a CDS encoding tetratricopeptide repeat protein, translating to MKRRLFRQKRIRVNTLFTIAIFTTLTAISSISCSKNDNVLVTEIGVSQPSRRSATTSKGGQFYLQGKNQHLNGDLQAAIASYGKAIDQNSQYGAAYNGRGLAYFDLGDKEKAIADYNQALRINPNDAEAHNNLGNARASLGNNREAVKDYSEAIRLNPNYAEAYNNRGNARATNGDKKGALDDLDQAILLNPKYAIAYNNRGNARVANGDPQGAIADYNQAIRLNPNFAPAYNNRGNARATNGDRQGALKDLEQAASIFQSQGNNDLYQQVMNNIKELGQ from the coding sequence ATGAAACGGCGTTTATTCAGGCAAAAGCGGATAAGGGTAAATACTTTATTTACCATAGCTATTTTTACTACCTTGACTGCAATTAGCAGTATTTCTTGTAGTAAGAATGACAATGTATTGGTGACAGAAATAGGAGTCAGTCAACCTAGCCGTCGTTCAGCTACAACATCTAAGGGTGGGCAGTTCTATCTTCAGGGAAAGAACCAGCATTTAAACGGCGACTTGCAAGCTGCGATCGCTTCTTATGGTAAGGCGATTGATCAGAATTCTCAGTATGGCGCTGCCTACAACGGTCGGGGACTAGCCTACTTTGATTTGGGAGACAAAGAAAAAGCGATCGCAGATTACAATCAAGCACTCCGCATCAACCCTAATGATGCCGAAGCCCACAATAACTTGGGAAATGCCCGCGCCTCACTAGGAAATAACAGAGAAGCAGTTAAAGATTACAGTGAAGCGATTCGCCTGAATCCCAACTATGCCGAAGCCTACAATAACCGGGGGAATGCCCGCGCCACCAATGGAGACAAAAAAGGGGCACTAGATGATCTTGACCAAGCGATTCTCCTCAACCCCAAATATGCGATCGCTTACAATAACCGAGGAAATGCCCGTGTTGCCAATGGAGATCCCCAGGGTGCGATCGCAGATTACAATCAAGCTATTCGCCTCAATCCTAACTTTGCCCCTGCCTACAATAACCGAGGAAATGCCCGCGCCACCAATGGAGACAGACAGGGAGCGCTTAAAGACTTGGAACAAGCAGCAAGCATTTTTCAAAGTCAGGGAAACAATGACTTATATCAACAAGTGATGAATAACATCAAAGAACTTGGACAGTAG